The following coding sequences lie in one Maribacter forsetii DSM 18668 genomic window:
- the trkA gene encoding Trk system potassium transporter TrkA: protein MKIIIAGAGEVGFHLAKLLSYESQDITLIDSKKESLAYADNHLDIRVLKGDATSIAILNDAQVKDSDLVIAVTSSETTNLTLCMLAKQLGCKRTIARISNTEFIKNKDLLRFSDLGIDELISPEALAATEIQMLLNKSAFNDTYEFEEGELIMVGVSLLKSAPFVGKQVKEAAKIFPELHFMPIALQRTGTQYTVIPRGDTLFKEGDQVYFITVKEGVDELYKLTGKKKAEIKNVMILGGSKVGYKTARDLCANKFNVKLIEKNKEKAFDLADELPNALVINGDGRNVELLDEESLESMDAFIAVTGNSETNIMSCLVAKSKYIKKTIALVENMDYFQLSHSIGIDTLINKKLLAANNIFRHIRKGEVVALMRLNNLNAEILEFIVKRNSKVTGATIRELDFPKAATIGGVVRDGQGHIALGGFKIQEGDRVVVCCLPSEIPKIERMFL, encoded by the coding sequence ATGAAGATTATAATTGCTGGTGCTGGGGAAGTAGGCTTTCATTTAGCCAAATTACTCTCTTATGAATCACAGGATATTACTTTGATTGATTCTAAAAAAGAAAGTCTTGCTTATGCAGATAATCATCTAGATATACGAGTATTAAAAGGTGATGCAACTTCTATTGCAATATTGAATGATGCTCAGGTAAAAGATTCAGATTTGGTTATCGCGGTAACTTCTTCTGAAACTACCAACTTAACGCTTTGCATGTTGGCTAAGCAGTTAGGTTGTAAGCGAACTATTGCCAGAATATCAAATACCGAGTTTATAAAAAATAAAGATCTTTTAAGATTTTCAGACTTAGGTATAGATGAATTGATATCTCCAGAAGCTTTAGCGGCAACTGAAATTCAGATGCTGTTAAATAAATCTGCTTTTAACGACACCTACGAATTTGAAGAAGGTGAGTTAATAATGGTAGGTGTTTCTTTGCTTAAATCTGCTCCGTTTGTTGGTAAACAAGTAAAGGAAGCTGCCAAAATTTTTCCTGAACTACACTTCATGCCAATTGCTTTACAGCGAACAGGAACTCAATATACCGTAATACCTAGGGGAGATACGCTTTTTAAAGAAGGCGATCAAGTGTATTTTATTACTGTGAAAGAAGGGGTAGATGAACTTTACAAATTAACAGGAAAGAAAAAGGCAGAAATTAAGAATGTAATGATTCTTGGTGGTAGTAAAGTAGGTTATAAAACCGCTAGGGATCTTTGTGCCAATAAATTCAATGTAAAGTTAATTGAGAAGAACAAAGAGAAAGCTTTTGACCTTGCGGACGAATTACCAAATGCACTTGTTATTAATGGTGATGGTAGAAATGTTGAGTTGCTAGATGAAGAGAGTTTAGAATCTATGGATGCCTTTATTGCGGTAACCGGAAATTCTGAAACCAACATTATGTCATGTTTAGTGGCAAAGTCAAAGTATATTAAAAAGACAATTGCCCTAGTAGAGAATATGGATTATTTTCAGCTATCACATTCCATAGGTATTGATACGTTGATCAATAAAAAGCTTCTTGCTGCCAATAATATATTCAGACATATACGTAAAGGTGAAGTAGTTGCCTTAATGCGTTTGAACAATTTGAATGCAGAAATATTAGAGTTTATCGTAAAAAGAAATTCTAAGGTAACAGGAGCAACTATACGAGAATTAGACTTCCCTAAAGCAGCTACAATTGGCGGAGTTGTAAGAGATGGGCAAGGTCATATTGCACTTGGTGGATTTAAAATACAAGAAGGTGATAGGGTAGTAGTTTGTTGTTTGCCTTCAGAGATACCTAAAATAGAACGAATGTTCCTTTAA
- the ubiE gene encoding bifunctional demethylmenaquinone methyltransferase/2-methoxy-6-polyprenyl-1,4-benzoquinol methylase UbiE — translation MPQKVTPYKDSELGKKEQVTQMFDTISKNYDGLNRVISFGIDIKWRKKVVEILKKEQPQSILDIATGTGDLAIALVKTGAKKIVGLDISPGMLAVGKEKVTDKKLDSTIEMVVGDSEKLTFEDNSFDAVTVSFGVRNFETLNTGMAEILRVLKPNGTLVVLETSVPTKTPYKQGYNFYTKNILPLIGKLFSKDNSAYGYLSESASVFPHGENFNNILREIGFIDVTNKPQTFGVASIYVAKKG, via the coding sequence ATGCCCCAAAAAGTTACTCCGTACAAAGATTCTGAATTAGGAAAGAAAGAACAGGTTACTCAAATGTTCGATACTATTTCTAAAAATTACGATGGACTAAACCGTGTAATTTCTTTTGGAATAGACATTAAATGGCGCAAAAAAGTGGTTGAAATCTTAAAAAAAGAACAACCCCAATCCATTTTAGACATTGCTACCGGTACTGGAGATTTAGCTATTGCCCTTGTTAAAACAGGCGCCAAAAAAATTGTAGGTCTAGATATCTCTCCAGGTATGTTAGCTGTTGGTAAAGAAAAGGTTACGGACAAGAAATTGGACAGCACTATAGAAATGGTGGTAGGTGATAGTGAGAAACTTACTTTTGAAGACAACTCATTTGATGCGGTCACGGTATCTTTTGGAGTACGAAATTTTGAAACGCTGAATACCGGTATGGCAGAAATTTTACGTGTTTTAAAACCAAACGGAACTCTAGTCGTATTAGAAACTTCTGTACCTACCAAAACCCCATACAAACAAGGTTACAATTTTTACACTAAAAATATTCTTCCTTTAATTGGAAAATTATTTTCAAAAGATAATTCGGCATACGGGTATTTGAGCGAATCGGCTTCTGTTTTTCCACATGGTGAAAACTTCAACAATATTTTACGCGAAATTGGGTTTATAGATGTAACGAATAAACCTCAAACATTTGGGGTTGCATCAATTTATGTTGCGAAAAAAGGTTAA
- the porT gene encoding type IX secretion/gliding motility protein PorT/SprT, with the protein MKKWFFIPLALLITNLVSAQFNESPILNKQNEDKKLLNWGYFLGLNQYDFKIEYKENAQDILVSKSFGFNVGLIGEVRLNEFLDVRFEPGLHYGSRLMGFPGFDDERDAIREVKSTYINFPLLLKASTRRYGNFKPFLLGGVSTGLNLGSNEESPDDNSSGTFRMKKWSYNYELGFGIDFYLEYFKFTPSIRGVFAITDELVPDNDPNSPWTGNIESLKTRGIFINFTFE; encoded by the coding sequence ATGAAGAAGTGGTTTTTTATACCCCTAGCGTTGTTGATTACGAATTTAGTAAGTGCTCAATTCAACGAAAGTCCCATATTGAATAAACAAAACGAAGATAAGAAACTCTTAAACTGGGGTTACTTCCTTGGTTTAAACCAATATGATTTTAAAATAGAATATAAAGAAAATGCCCAAGATATTTTGGTTAGCAAAAGCTTTGGATTTAATGTTGGATTAATTGGGGAGGTTAGACTTAATGAATTCTTAGATGTTCGTTTTGAACCAGGTTTACACTACGGATCTAGATTAATGGGTTTCCCGGGCTTTGATGATGAACGTGACGCCATACGAGAAGTAAAATCTACTTATATTAATTTCCCCTTATTACTTAAAGCAAGTACTAGAAGATATGGCAATTTTAAGCCTTTTCTTTTAGGTGGGGTATCTACCGGACTTAACTTAGGAAGCAACGAAGAAAGTCCTGACGACAATAGTTCTGGTACTTTTAGAATGAAAAAGTGGTCATACAATTACGAACTTGGCTTTGGTATAGATTTCTATTTAGAGTATTTCAAATTCACCCCTTCTATTCGTGGTGTTTTTGCCATTACCGATGAGCTAGTTCCAGACAACGACCCTAACAGCCCTTGGACAGGAAACATAGAATCGTTAAAAACCCGAGGAATTTTTATCAACTTCACTTTTGAATAG
- a CDS encoding TrmH family RNA methyltransferase, with product MVVKSELKLIKSLQQKKCRNEHGLFVVEGKKTIEEVVNSDIKVYKLFAVDPNGLDVDDLHVDKVTARELSQMSSLKNPNGYLGVFYIPKPTEKITSDWVLVLDGVQDPGNLGTIIRLCDWFGISDIVCSTDTVDCFNSKVLQATMGSITRINIQYLSLDAFLTSTQLPVFGTFMDGDNVNSTKLPTKGIMIMGNEGKGVSEAVAKHCTDRLAIPQFGDVTTESLNVASATAILLHEIRK from the coding sequence ATGGTTGTCAAAAGTGAATTGAAACTTATCAAAAGTCTACAGCAAAAAAAGTGCCGAAATGAGCACGGACTATTTGTTGTAGAAGGAAAAAAGACTATTGAAGAAGTAGTGAATTCTGACATAAAAGTCTATAAGCTTTTTGCAGTTGATCCTAATGGGTTAGATGTGGATGATCTACACGTTGATAAAGTAACAGCTAGGGAGCTTAGTCAAATGAGTAGCCTAAAGAACCCGAATGGATATCTTGGAGTGTTCTACATTCCAAAACCAACCGAAAAAATAACTTCTGATTGGGTTTTGGTGTTAGATGGAGTACAGGACCCGGGTAATTTAGGAACTATAATAAGGCTTTGCGATTGGTTTGGTATCAGTGATATTGTATGTTCTACGGATACTGTAGATTGCTTTAATTCAAAAGTATTACAAGCTACTATGGGGTCAATCACTAGAATAAATATTCAATATTTATCTCTTGATGCATTCTTAACTTCAACCCAGTTACCTGTTTTTGGAACTTTTATGGATGGTGATAATGTAAATTCAACGAAGTTACCTACAAAGGGAATAATGATTATGGGTAATGAAGGAAAAGGAGTTTCTGAAGCTGTCGCAAAACATTGTACCGATAGATTGGCAATCCCTCAATTTGGAGATGTGACTACGGAAAGTTTAAACGTAGCATCTGCAACTGCTATTTTATTACATGAAATTAGAAAATAG